GCGCCATGAAGTCCAATGAAGAGATTGACGCTCTTCAAACCCAAGGGCTTGATCCTATAGAACTTTTAGTACTCCCCCGGGTAATCGCCTTGCTTATTAGCCTGCCTCTGCTCGCTTTTGTGGGAATGCTGAGTGGACTCGTCGGCGGGGCCATGGTGGCAACGCTTTCGTTGGATATATCGGTTAGCCAGTTCATGACCACGTTACAAAAAGATGTATCCGTCAGCCATTTTTTAGTGGGCCTTAGCAAAGCACCCGTGTTTGCGTTTGTTATCGCCGTCATTGGTTGCCTTGAAGGCTTTAAGGTAAGCGGTAGCGCACAATCTGTAGGCGTTCACACCACTTCTAGCGTCGTGCAATCAATTTTTATGGTCATCCTTATTGATGCGCTCGCCGCACTGTTCTTTATGGAGCTGGGATGGTAACCACGACGCATGCTCAATCCGAACACAACGAGCAACCTGTTATCAACGTTCTGGGGCTAGTCAATCGCTTTGGCTCTGTTGTAGTTCATGAGGCTCTCGATTTAACACTAAGGCGTGGGGAAATTCTCGGCGTGGTGGGCGGCTCAGGAACCGGCAAATCCGTACTGTTAAGAAGTATTGTAGGTTTGAAGCGCCCAAATGAAGGCACTATCGATGTCCTGGGATCTCGCCTTAACGAGCTAAATGGACAGCAACGTAGCCAGATAGAGCGCCGCTTTGGCGTGCTGTTTCAACGGGGGGCTTTATTTAGCTCGCTGAATTTGCAAGAAAATGTTGCCTTGCCGCTTATTGAGCACGCCAAACTGTCGCGCAAAGATGCCGAATACCTAGCACGCATCAAACTCTCTTTAGTTGGGCTACCCGCTAAGGCGGCACTGCAGTTTCCTGAATCTCTATCGGGCGGCATGGTAAAGCGTGCCGCACTGGCTCGTGCGCTGGCGCTTGATCCTGATATTTTGTTTCTTGATGAGCCAACCGCGGGCCTTGATCCTATCGGAGCAGCCGCCTTTGACCAGCTATTAGTCACACTGCGCGATGCATTAGGCTTTAGCGTTTTTTTAGTTACCCACGATTTAGATACGCTCTATGCCACCTGCGACCGAGTCGCCGTACTTTCTCAGAAACGCGTGTTAGTGGCAGATACGCTTGAAAATGTCGCCAATACTGACGATGAGTGGGTGCAAGCCTACTTTAATGGACCTCGCGGGCGTGCCGCTCAATACGCCGCTAACGCATCAACGGCAGGTTTAAAGGAGTAAGTTATCAATGGAAACCCGTGCCCATCACATCGTCATAGGCTTATTTACCCTATTATCTGCCGCAGCAGCACTTCTGTTTGCGCTGTGGATGAGCTATGCCGCAGGAGAGCGTAACTACCAGCCTTACCGGATTCTGTTCGAGCGCAGTGTTAGTGGTTTATCAATTGGCAGTAAGGTGCAGTACAACGGCATTGAAGTAGGCGATGTCACCGAACTGACACTAAACCCCGACGACCCCCGACAAGTTATTGCCAGTGTGCGTGTCTATGAGGACACGCCGGTTAAGACAGATACCCGCGCCAAGCTTGCGTTTGCAAGCATTACTGGCAGCATGTCGGTTCAGCTGTATGGAGGCACCCCAGAAAGCCCTCGCCTTGTAAACCAAACGGACAGCATGGCACCGTTTATCAACGCAGATCCTTCGCCGATCGCCACTCTGTTTGATGAAGGCGAAACAATGGTTCAAAACATTAATTCTATTCTGATAAACGTTAATGAACTATTTAATGACGGCAACCGCGAACAAGCCGGCACTATTTTGACGAGTATTGCGCAAATCACAGAGATGATCGCTTCACAACAAACAGCGCTTGATCAAAATATGGCACTGTTCGGCGAGGTGTCACGACAAGCAACGGCTACTCTTGAGAGTATCGATACTCTCAGCCAGGAGACGACCCTGCTATTACGTCAAGATGGTCAGCAAATGATGCAAAGCGCTGAAAGCGCTAGTCGCGATGTGGCCAGTGCCGCGCAACGAATTGAACAGCTAGTTAACGATAATGCAGGGGCTGTCGACAGCACGCTGCAAGGGGCGCAAGACATTGCTCCAGCCCTTTCAGCCCTACGTTCCACACTTAACAACCTTGATCGTATTACTCGCCAGCTTGAAGAGAGTCCGGCAGACTTTTTCCTGGGCCGGGATCAGGTAGAGGAGTTTCGTCCATGAGCTTGCGCGCAACGTTTAGCATCATCACATTAGCGGCGCTTTTATTAAACGCAGGCTGTTCAATACTGCCCGAAAGCACCCCCGCAACGCTCTATCGGTTGCCGTCGTCTGCCTCTCCAGCTGCGCAAGCGGCCGCCACCCTCCCCTTACGGCTGGGCATTGCCACTCCGGGGGCAGGTCACTTGCTTAACAGCAACCGTATTGTGGTATACCCAGAAGGTAATGTAGTGAATGTGTATGAGGGTGCACGCTGGCATGAAGACGCCCCTGATATGCTTCAAGCGCGCTTAATTTCAGACCTACAGCAGCGCCAACTATTCACCAGCGTGAGTAGCGACCGATTGCCCCATGATTTACTGCTACTTAGCGAGCTGCGCCATTTCCAAAGTGAGTACGACGCTTCTCCACCCAGTATTCATCTTCAGTTAGATGTGCAGCTTGTGAATACACAACACCGAAAACCGCTAGCAGCGACCAGTTTTACCATCCGCACCCGCGCGGATAACGTAGAGATTCCGGACGTCGTGAATGCTTTTGGTGAGGCCAGCGACGCGCTAGCTGAGCAGCTTTCAGCATGGATCGCAACGCAATCAAGCAGTCTGAGAGCCGCCGATTGACGGCGTCTTTCTTAAAAAATCACGCGGGTCTTTTGGGTAAAAATGTTCAGGCTGGCACTCTAAATGGGTAAAAAATCGCGTGTCTTTGTAAGGCATTTTCATAAAGCCGGACACGCCTAACCCCTCTATCTGGCTTACAGACGCCAGCATACGCGCCAGCAAGGCACGAAACTCTGACTCTCGGCTAGGATCCAGAAGCCGGTAATAGCTATGGATTTTAAGATGCTTCGGCAACGCCTCAAATATAATCATGCCGGTGTGATGAATCTCATTAAGCCGTTGGAGTATTTGCATAATGGTGTCTGGCAGGACGAGTAGCTCTTCCGGATCAGGGCCGTCTTCAAAGTAGCTATGCTGACGTGTGCGGTCTTCCATTTCAGGAACCGCGCTCAGCTCGTAGTCAATGGCGGTACCAGGGTCACAATTAAAAGGCTCTTCTGCATTTGCACGTTCTAAATGCAGCGTTTGACGCGCATTAAATAAGCAACTTTTAAACACCCCTTGGCGGTGAATGGCACGCGCCAAGTGCACCATGTTATTGACGGCTTGAATAAACGCTGGCTTTAACGCGGGATCGTGTAGGTTAAGCGAAGAGTCTATATACACGCCCTCCCGCTCCCAACGCACCGCTAAACCACCTACAACCGGGTATTTCCCCAAACGACTCACCGACGCCAAAAAGGCCTTTTCAGTTTCCCCCATACCCTGCATAAATTGCTTGTAATAACGATCTAGCTGCACATCGTTAACATCATTAAGTGTTTCTTCTGCATTCGCTTCGCGCAGAAACGCCTTCCGGGAGCTGTAAACGACCGTATCAATCTCTTGGTGCGCCGGACGGCCCCAGACAGGCACTAGCGATGTTTGTCGGGGGATGGGCAAATCTACCATCACCACTTTGGCCATGCGGGACATCGCCTGTAAATAATAATCCCCTGCTTTATGGCGTACCTGGGGGTCGGGGTCGAGCATACCATCCAAGGTGCGGGCAAACTCCAAAGGTAGACCCAGTGAGCAGGCGGGAATAGCACGGTGTCCAAAGCGGCAAGATTGTGCAGATGCTAATGCGTACAGCGTTCCTGCGGCTCCTTGTTCGTCGAAACGTGGCGATGATAGCGCTCCGTTGAGCTGCTCTTCGCCAATAAAGTAGACATCGCCCAGCCGAGCATTGGTTTGCTGCAAGTTATCAGACATTAATTCCATCACGTTTGCCCCAACAAACTGTAGCTTTTCGTCTAACTGAGCAAACACAGACGATCCCCAGTCAATCAACGCAATGGACTCAGTATCAGGATCGAACACTAGGTTTGACGGCTTGATGTCACCATGCACTACGGGACGTGCATTGGGGCCCGTTTCTTGGCGCAATGCTGAGAGAATATCAGCCAACTGGTTGGCAATGTGGACCACCAAACGAGGGGAAAGGCGACCTTCTTTTAGTGATACCTGCTCAAGGTTCCAACCAGGCGCACGCTCCATCACCAGGATTGACTGGCCCCGGGAGCGCTGATAAGCCACGAGCTTCGGTATGCGCGGGTGGGAAACCTGATCAAGCATAAACGCCTCTTCTTCAAGGCGTTCTTGTAAATGGGTGGGCAGCGTAATACGTGAGAATTTAAACACGTAGTGGGCAGGCACACCTTGGTGTTGTGCGCTGCCCGCAAATACAAAGCCATAGGCACCTTTACCAACCAACTCAATCCCCGTATAGCCCAACTGAGCGAGCTGTGCCTGACACAGTGCTACCCAGTCTTTAAGCTTACGAGCATCGTGATGGCTGAGTAGATATACCGATTGCTCTTCCGGTATATAAAACTGCTGGAGTGGTGCCTGAGACATTCATCATTCCTTTCTAATCAACCTCTGGCTATCCAACGTCTAGCTACCCTAGCCCAAGTGCAGCAGCATGGTTTCAGGCGCTTCGAGGTAACCTTTCCAGGCATTGCAAAACCGGGCGATGGTGCCACCATCAATAAAGCGGTGATCACCTGCCCAGGTGATGGTCATAATTGCCCGTCGCTGAACCTCACCCTGCTCGTCAAAGCGCGGTAACCATTGGGTTTTGCCGATGGCCACTATCGCCGCTTCCGGCGCATTGATGATAGGCGCTGCATAGGTTCCGCCAAGCGCACCAATGTTAGAAATACTAATGGTGCCCCCTTTGAGATCCGCCTGATCGACACGCCCTTCTCGTGCCGCGATGGTTAAACGACCCACTTCACGGGCAATGCCTAGCAGCGTTAGACGCTCAACACTTTTCACATTGGGCACCAGTAAACCTGCTTTGCTATCCACCGCCATGCCGATATTGCACTGTTCGTAGTAGTGCAGCTCGTTGCCTTCCGCGTTTAGCTGGGCATTGATGATCGGCGCCTCAGTAACCGCTAGCGCCATTGCCTTCATAAAGAAGGGCATTAGTGTTAGCCGCTCACCCAGAGCCTCTACCCGTGGCTTCAGGCGCTCACGTAGCGCCAGCAGATCGGTCACATCGATCTCTTCGCCATAGTGAAAATGCGGAATAGAGCTGGCTGCCTCAACCATTCTTTTCGCCATCACCGCACGCACGCCGCGAAGCGGCTCAACACGAGGCGACTGGGCACTTTGCGTTACTGGCGTTGTTACTTGAGCAGGAGCTGTAGTGGGCTGATTCAGGTGCGCCAGCACGTCTTCTTTTAATACCCGGCCATCTTTACCACTACCAGCAATGGCACTTAACTCAAGCTGATGTTCACGAACAAGACGTCGCACTGCTGGACTGGCAGGCACTTTACCGCTACTAGTACTGGTACTGGTCGCCACAGCGGCTGGTTCAACCACCTTTGAACCACTGGCAGCGTCAGCTACAGATGACTGCGGCTCGTTAACTTGTTCCGTCGCGTCCGCTTCTTGCGTGTCATTTTCTGCTTGGTAGGCATACAGCGGAGCGTGTACTTTGGCAATTTTCCCCTGGGCAACATAAAGCTTGGTGACGACACCTGCTTCGGGAGCGGTAATTTCTACTAGTGCTTTGTCGGTCATCACCTCGACAATTGGCTGATCTTCCTCAATCCGATCGCCCTCCGCAACGCGCCACTCCACCACTTCACACTCGACAATGCCTTCGCCGATATCCGGCAGCATGAAATCGCTCATTATTTTTCTCCCTGGCGTTAAAAGTTAACGCTTTCGCGAATCGCTTCAAAAATTTTCAAATGATCGGGCAAATACTCTTTCTCCAGCACTAACGGGAAAGGTGTATCTAGCCCCGTTACCCGAGCAATCGGCGATTCCAGATAGAGAAAACAGCGTTCTTGGATCGTCGCGGCGATTTCACCCGCAAAGCCGCCCGTTAACGGCGCTTCATGGCTGACGATCAAACGTCCTGTTTTTAGAACAGACTCAACGACGGTATCCGCGTCCCATGGCAGCAACGTGCGCAGATCGATCACTTCACAGGCAATGCCCTGCTCTTCGGCAAGCTCGACGGCTTTGCCGATGACTTCCATTTGCGCGCCCCAACCCACCAGCGTGATATCAGTACCCTCTTTGGTGACCTCAGCTTCACCAATAGGAAGCTGATAATCTTCTTGGGGCACCTCCCCCACTGAGGCTCGATAAAGCCGCTTAGGTTCTAAGAAAAGTACCGGATCGGGGTCGCGAATTGCAGCAAGCAGCAACCCTTTCGCTTGGTAAGGATTACGCGGCACAACAACTTTTAAGCCAGGTGTATGTGTGAAATAAGCCTCTGGTGATTGTGAATGGTAGAGCCCCCCCGCGATACCACCGCCATAGGGCGTGCGGATGGTTAATCCACCCACATTGAATAAATCCCCAGAGCGGTAGCGGAATTTCGCAGATTCATTAACGATTTGATCAAAGGCAGGAAAGATGTAGTCGGCAAACTGTATTTCAGCAACAGGCACCGAGCCTTGGGCAGCCAACCCATTGGCAAAACCAATAATGCCTTGCTCTACCAGCGGTGTGTTAAAGCAGCGCGATTTACCATACTTTTCCTGCAAATGGCTAGTGGCACGGAATACACCGCCAAAAACACCCACATCTTCACCAAAACAGATAACTTTTTCGTCTTCAGCCATGGCGATATCAAGCGCATTGTTGATCGCCTGGAGCATGTTCATTGTGGGCATGTTATGCCTCCCCGGAATCTGTGGACGTATTCACCTCAAGGTCTAGCGACCGCGCACCACGCGGGTAAGCCTCTGGATAACGGCGAATATGGCGCTTAAGCTGATCAAATTGACGCTGTAACTCAGGGGTTATATCGGCATAAACATCGGTAATCAGTGAATCCAAGGAGGGGGACGAACGCTTTTCTGCCCGCTTCATGGTATCCAGTACTTCGCGACGCAGCGTTTCCTGCTGGCTAGCTTCCTCTTCCTCGCTCCACCAGCCTTTTTTAACCAGCCATTTCTGCATGCGCAATATGGGGTCTTTTAACCGCCACGCTTCTTCCTCGCTTTTAGCACGATAGCCGGAAGGGTCATCAGAAGAGGAGTGAGCAGCAAGACGATAAGACATTGCTTCAATCAGCACAGGCTTGTTTTGTTCAACAGCAATTTGGCGAGCTTGGCGTGTCGCTTCATAAACCGCCAGTGCATCGTTCCCATCAACACGTATCACATGCATGTGATAGCCGAATGCCCTGGGGGCAATGCCATCGGCGGCAAACTGTTCGGTTGATGGCGTCGAAATGGCATAGCCATTGTTACGGCAGAAAAAAATCACCGGTACCTGATGAACTGATGCCATGTTCAGCGCGGCGTGGAAATCACCTTCGGAGG
This genomic window from Halomonas sp. TD01 contains:
- a CDS encoding ABC transporter ATP-binding protein produces the protein MVTTTHAQSEHNEQPVINVLGLVNRFGSVVVHEALDLTLRRGEILGVVGGSGTGKSVLLRSIVGLKRPNEGTIDVLGSRLNELNGQQRSQIERRFGVLFQRGALFSSLNLQENVALPLIEHAKLSRKDAEYLARIKLSLVGLPAKAALQFPESLSGGMVKRAALARALALDPDILFLDEPTAGLDPIGAAAFDQLLVTLRDALGFSVFLVTHDLDTLYATCDRVAVLSQKRVLVADTLENVANTDDEWVQAYFNGPRGRAAQYAANASTAGLKE
- a CDS encoding MlaD family protein; translation: METRAHHIVIGLFTLLSAAAALLFALWMSYAAGERNYQPYRILFERSVSGLSIGSKVQYNGIEVGDVTELTLNPDDPRQVIASVRVYEDTPVKTDTRAKLAFASITGSMSVQLYGGTPESPRLVNQTDSMAPFINADPSPIATLFDEGETMVQNINSILINVNELFNDGNREQAGTILTSIAQITEMIASQQTALDQNMALFGEVSRQATATLESIDTLSQETTLLLRQDGQQMMQSAESASRDVASAAQRIEQLVNDNAGAVDSTLQGAQDIAPALSALRSTLNNLDRITRQLEESPADFFLGRDQVEEFRP
- a CDS encoding ABC-type transport auxiliary lipoprotein family protein; translation: MSLRATFSIITLAALLLNAGCSILPESTPATLYRLPSSASPAAQAAATLPLRLGIATPGAGHLLNSNRIVVYPEGNVVNVYEGARWHEDAPDMLQARLISDLQQRQLFTSVSSDRLPHDLLLLSELRHFQSEYDASPPSIHLQLDVQLVNTQHRKPLAATSFTIRTRADNVEIPDVVNAFGEASDALAEQLSAWIATQSSSLRAAD
- a CDS encoding serine/threonine protein kinase, translated to MSQAPLQQFYIPEEQSVYLLSHHDARKLKDWVALCQAQLAQLGYTGIELVGKGAYGFVFAGSAQHQGVPAHYVFKFSRITLPTHLQERLEEEAFMLDQVSHPRIPKLVAYQRSRGQSILVMERAPGWNLEQVSLKEGRLSPRLVVHIANQLADILSALRQETGPNARPVVHGDIKPSNLVFDPDTESIALIDWGSSVFAQLDEKLQFVGANVMELMSDNLQQTNARLGDVYFIGEEQLNGALSSPRFDEQGAAGTLYALASAQSCRFGHRAIPACSLGLPLEFARTLDGMLDPDPQVRHKAGDYYLQAMSRMAKVVMVDLPIPRQTSLVPVWGRPAHQEIDTVVYSSRKAFLREANAEETLNDVNDVQLDRYYKQFMQGMGETEKAFLASVSRLGKYPVVGGLAVRWEREGVYIDSSLNLHDPALKPAFIQAVNNMVHLARAIHRQGVFKSCLFNARQTLHLERANAEEPFNCDPGTAIDYELSAVPEMEDRTRQHSYFEDGPDPEELLVLPDTIMQILQRLNEIHHTGMIIFEALPKHLKIHSYYRLLDPSRESEFRALLARMLASVSQIEGLGVSGFMKMPYKDTRFFTHLECQPEHFYPKDPRDFLRKTPSIGGSQTA
- a CDS encoding 2-oxo acid dehydrogenase subunit E2; protein product: MSDFMLPDIGEGIVECEVVEWRVAEGDRIEEDQPIVEVMTDKALVEITAPEAGVVTKLYVAQGKIAKVHAPLYAYQAENDTQEADATEQVNEPQSSVADAASGSKVVEPAAVATSTSTSSGKVPASPAVRRLVREHQLELSAIAGSGKDGRVLKEDVLAHLNQPTTAPAQVTTPVTQSAQSPRVEPLRGVRAVMAKRMVEAASSIPHFHYGEEIDVTDLLALRERLKPRVEALGERLTLMPFFMKAMALAVTEAPIINAQLNAEGNELHYYEQCNIGMAVDSKAGLLVPNVKSVERLTLLGIAREVGRLTIAAREGRVDQADLKGGTISISNIGALGGTYAAPIINAPEAAIVAIGKTQWLPRFDEQGEVQRRAIMTITWAGDHRFIDGGTIARFCNAWKGYLEAPETMLLHLG
- a CDS encoding alpha-ketoacid dehydrogenase subunit beta, which produces MPTMNMLQAINNALDIAMAEDEKVICFGEDVGVFGGVFRATSHLQEKYGKSRCFNTPLVEQGIIGFANGLAAQGSVPVAEIQFADYIFPAFDQIVNESAKFRYRSGDLFNVGGLTIRTPYGGGIAGGLYHSQSPEAYFTHTPGLKVVVPRNPYQAKGLLLAAIRDPDPVLFLEPKRLYRASVGEVPQEDYQLPIGEAEVTKEGTDITLVGWGAQMEVIGKAVELAEEQGIACEVIDLRTLLPWDADTVVESVLKTGRLIVSHEAPLTGGFAGEIAATIQERCFLYLESPIARVTGLDTPFPLVLEKEYLPDHLKIFEAIRESVNF
- a CDS encoding thiamine pyrophosphate-dependent dehydrogenase E1 component subunit alpha, with the protein product MTKYAHQPLFMTGDEFSMATFSLLDPEGELYEGAKEPDLPRDHARRLYQAMLATRILDERMMAAQRQGRLSFYMQSTGEEAAVVGAAAALDDTDMIMAQYREQGALMYRGFSIDEFMNQLFGNELDYGKGRQMPIHYGSRKLHYMTISSPLATQIPQATGYAYGQKLAGEGHCTLTFFGEGAASEGDFHAALNMASVHQVPVIFFCRNNGYAISTPSTEQFAADGIAPRAFGYHMHVIRVDGNDALAVYEATRQARQIAVEQNKPVLIEAMSYRLAAHSSSDDPSGYRAKSEEEAWRLKDPILRMQKWLVKKGWWSEEEEASQQETLRREVLDTMKRAEKRSSPSLDSLITDVYADITPELQRQFDQLKRHIRRYPEAYPRGARSLDLEVNTSTDSGEA